The genomic region TTACCTAACGAGCGACAGATTGCTTTGAAAGTGCGAAGTCTTGTGGGGCTGATTCCGCTATTTGCGGTAGAAACCATCGAGCCAGAAACGCTACAAAAACTTCCAGGCTTTAAAAAGCGAGTGGAGTGGTTTATTCAAAATCGCCCCGATCTGACTCAAAATATTGCTTGCATGAAATCTGAGGGAGTAGGAGAGCGAAGATTGCTAGCAATTGTCTACCGCGATCGGCTACGGCGAATTCTGCAAAAGATGCTGGATGAAACTGAGTTTTTGGGAGATTATGGCATTCGGGCAATCTCTCGCTACCATGCCGAACATCCCTATATTTTTCATGTCAATGGTACTCAATTTCGAGTTGATTACGAACCCGCAGAGTCTAGTAGCGGTTTGTTTGGGGGTAATTCTAATTGGCGCGGTCCCGTTTGGTTTCCCGTGAATTTTCTCCTAATTGAATCCCTGCAAAAATTTCATTATTATCTGGGAGACGATTTTAAAGTTGAATGCCCCACGGATTCCGGTCAAATGATGACTTTGTGGGAAGTCGCTGCTGAATTATCCCGAAGGTTAATTCAGATTTTTCTGAAAAACACATCTGGTCATCGACCCGTTTGTGGTGGAACCCAAAAGTTCCAAACCGATCCCTATTGGCAAGATTTGATTCTATTTTACGAATACTTCCACGGTGATAACGGCGCGGGAATTGGTGCTAGTCATCAAACTGGATGGACGGGTTTAGTCGCAAAGCTAATCGGGCAGTTTGGCGAGTACGAAGGACGAGATAAAGCGCCCCAGTTATCCGCTTACGAGCAAATTGAAGTTTAAACTAGCAGCAGATATTCTACATACTGCGATCGCCCCTACTTGAACGGAAATCGGATAACTTCTGTGTAGATATGAGTTGCGATAATAAGTCTCATGGAAAAATTACTCAGGTAGACATCGCTATTATTTTTCGGCTCGAATTGGGTAGCGTGGCAATATAGATGAGATGGAAGAAACAGATGCTCGTGACTCCTCATCAGCAACAAAACATCATTGATTAGGAATAAGACCGTGACAGCACATATTCTCCTAGTTGAAGATGAAGTCAAACTGGCTCGATTCTTGGAACTGGAATTGAACAGCGAAGGTTATTGCGTCAGCGTGGCGCACGATGGTATGGCAGGACTGACTCTGGCACGAGAGTCAGCTTTCGATCTGGCAATTCTGGATTGGATGCTACCAGGGTTAACCGGAGTGGAACTATGTCGTCGTCTGCGTGCTACTGGCAACAAGATCCCCGTGATTTTATTAACGGCAAGAGATGAGGTAGGCGATCGCGTTGCTGGATTGGATGCTGGTGCTGATGACTACGTAGTTAAACCATTCAGCATTGAGGAATTACTTGCCCGAATTCGCGCCCATCTGCGCCGTACCAGCGAACCAGACTTAGATTTGATGCAATTTGAGGATTTAAGCTTGAATCGCCGAACTCGCGAAGTGTTACGCGGTCAACGAGCAATTGAGCTAACAGTCAAAGAATTCGATCTACTAGAATACCTCCTCAGCCATCCGCGTCAGGTATTTACCAGAGACCAAATTTTAGAAAAGGTTTGGGGTTATGACTTTGTAGGTGATTCCAACGTGATTGAAGTTTATATTCGCTACCTGCGCCTGAAACTGGAAGAAAACAACGAAAAGCGTTTGCTCCACACCGTGCGTGGTGTCGGCTATGTATTGCGAGAGTAATATCAAATGATACAATTTGCTACGGGTAATTGCACGCTGACGAGCGTGCCTTCTGCCGCCGAAGAAGCGATGCCGAAGGCGGTTCGCTTCGCGACCTTCGCAAATTCTCCACTGTGAGCATCGACAATCCGCTGGACAATCGATAAGCCCAAACCCGTACCGGAAGGCTTTGTGGTATAAAACGGTTTCGTCAGTTTGGGTAACACCTCTGGAGGAATGGGATCGCCACCATTACAAATTTGAATCTTCACTCGCTGGGCAGTCTCTTCTAGCTTTACTTGCCAAGAAATTGTTTCATTCTCTTTCACCGCTTCGCAAGCATTATCGATTAAATTGATAAATACTTGTTTGAGTTTATTCCTGTCAGCCAAAACTTGTACTGGGGTAGGTGCTGGGATAAATTCAATCCGCCGCTTCATCGCTGATGGCATGGTTCGCATTGCTGGCAAGATTTCTAGAATAAACTCGTTGAGTTCTAATGACGAGAATTGGAGCGTTTGGGGCTTGGCATAAAGCAAAATTTCGCTCAACAAATGGCGTATTCGTTCTGCTTCGTCTAGTGATAAGGTAAGGCGTTCTCGATCGACTGTTGATAAGTCCTTTCGCTTCAAGGCATTCAGTCCCATCAAAACTGTGGTAAGAGGATTGCGTAGCTCGTGGACGATCGTGGCTGCTAGCTCGCCGACTTCTGCTAACGATGCGATCGCCTTAACCATCTCCTGTTGGGCTTGCTGGCGTTCCGTGATATCTTCAGTAATTCCAGCTAGTCGATATATTTGCCCTGTGGCATCCCGAATTGGGAATGCTTGGTCAAGAACGATCCGCACAGAACCATCGGGGCGGACAATCCGATACTCTTCGCTAAATTCCTGCGCTCGCTGGAAAGCCGAATATACTCGTTGGCGATCTTCAGGATGAATCGTATCTTGCCAAATGTTAGGATTGGCATACCAACTTTCGCAAGGTTGCTGCCAGATTTGCTCAAAAGCAGGACTAATATAAATGGGCTTACCATCGCGGGAGTACATCCAAAGTACTTGATGCATATTTTCGGCAATTTGACGCAGCCGTTCTTCGCTTTCCCGTAATTGTTTTTCGGTTGCTCGGCGCTCCTCGATCTCTATTTGCAACTGCTCGTTCATCTGCTGCTGTTGCTGGTAAAGTTGGTAATTGTCGATCGCCGTTGCAGCTCGTTCGGCAAAAATTTCCGCCAGCCTGACTTCTTCGGCACTGAAGCGGCGCGGCTGTCGCTGGAAAGAACAGATCGTGCCAATGACTTCTCCTACAGGCGTGCGTAACGGGACTCCCAAATATGCCTGATAACCTGCTGGCGCTTCTCCGTGGTCTGCACAAGTGTTTGTATCTTCAACAACCAAGGAAGATTTTGTGGCAATCACAGTACCTGTAAGAGTACCGTGTAGAGAATAAACTCGATTGGCTGCCTCACCTAAGTCAATCGTACTAGCTAGAACTTGCTCGAATCCATCCCGGCAGAGAGTAATTGTAGACCAATCAAGACCGATTAGTTCGC from Chroococcidiopsis sp. SAG 2025 harbors:
- a CDS encoding response regulator transcription factor is translated as MTAHILLVEDEVKLARFLELELNSEGYCVSVAHDGMAGLTLARESAFDLAILDWMLPGLTGVELCRRLRATGNKIPVILLTARDEVGDRVAGLDAGADDYVVKPFSIEELLARIRAHLRRTSEPDLDLMQFEDLSLNRRTREVLRGQRAIELTVKEFDLLEYLLSHPRQVFTRDQILEKVWGYDFVGDSNVIEVYIRYLRLKLEENNEKRLLHTVRGVGYVLRE
- a CDS encoding PAS domain-containing protein, encoding MQPEAQQDGVNIAFGHPKQRVLEVLSSLSYRTGELSSYLLEIAQGVSELIGLDWSTITLCRDGFEQVLASTIDLGEAANRVYSLHGTLTGTVIATKSSLVVEDTNTCADHGEAPAGYQAYLGVPLRTPVGEVIGTICSFQRQPRRFSAEEVRLAEIFAERAATAIDNYQLYQQQQQMNEQLQIEIEERRATEKQLRESEERLRQIAENMHQVLWMYSRDGKPIYISPAFEQIWQQPCESWYANPNIWQDTIHPEDRQRVYSAFQRAQEFSEEYRIVRPDGSVRIVLDQAFPIRDATGQIYRLAGITEDITERQQAQQEMVKAIASLAEVGELAATIVHELRNPLTTVLMGLNALKRKDLSTVDRERLTLSLDEAERIRHLLSEILLYAKPQTLQFSSLELNEFILEILPAMRTMPSAMKRRIEFIPAPTPVQVLADRNKLKQVFINLIDNACEAVKENETISWQVKLEETAQRVKIQICNGGDPIPPEVLPKLTKPFYTTKPSGTGLGLSIVQRIVDAHSGEFAKVAKRTAFGIASSAAEGTLVSVQLPVANCII